Proteins co-encoded in one Daphnia carinata strain CSIRO-1 chromosome 3, CSIRO_AGI_Dcar_HiC_V3, whole genome shotgun sequence genomic window:
- the LOC130685523 gene encoding GTP-binding protein 2-like gives MAIYIQQQHRQNKRHKTKSIGSPDPMDAFLGLYDNGSDSDDDDWISQFELADPLANNNNQQKNLPPEPQSGNIEYKLKLVNPSEQRIQHLVTQMKWRLREGQGEAIYEIGVGDDGFLHGLSRSDMDASLDTLTNMARRLGASVTILRRRSLDATDNEVMTDLSVAEVLVRKVPDDQRSIDLRVAVLGNVEVGKSTLIGVLTQGQLDNGRGLARLNMFRHKHEFQTGRTSSVSHDILGFDSGGQVVNYEQATTAEEICDNCSKLLTFIDLAGHHKYLRTTIRGLTSYSPHYVMLIVSGTSGVVGTTREHLGLALALEVPFFIVITKQDVTRPQVLADTIQHLETHLKGPGCNKVPFRIETEDDVITAGAASLSETTVPIFVVSSVTGRGLNLLTKFLHLLPPGWGALEREKMEQEPVEFQIYETFCLPQVGTVLGGLLTQGVLTENMNLLLGPLEDGSFHPVQVQSIQRYKSSCRAVRAGQSASLALNIELPNIRKGMILADPHLKPQATLFFQATIVVLFHSTSIHKGFQTTVHIGSIQQTAVLEGIMAAKHIVTNDTASVLFRFLQHPEFIRTGSRLLFRTGSTQGIGKITQVFPIEIDSCAEK, from the exons ATGGCCATATACATACAACAGCAACACCGACAAAATAAACGCCACAAAACGAAATCCATTGGGAGCCCT GACCCTATGGATGCGTTTCTGGGGCTGTACGACAACGGTTCAGATTCAGACGATGACGATTGGATTTCTCAATTTGAATTGGCCGATCCTCTggctaataataataatcaacaGAAAAATCTACCCCCAGAACCGCAGTCTGGCAATATTGAATACAAATTGAAATTAGTCAATCCCTCCGAACAACGGATTCAGCATCTTGTCACTCAG ATGAAATGGCGTTTGCGTGAAGGTCAAGGTGAGGCGATCTACGAAATCGGAGTAGGGGACGATGGATTTCTTCATGGTTTGTCACGCTCGGATATGGATGCTTCACTGGATACTTTAACCAACATGGCCAGACGTTTGGGTGCCTCTGTGACTATTCTAAGAAGAAG GTCTTTAGACGCCACCGATAATGAAGTTATGACGGATCTCAGCGTGGCGGAAGTGCTCg TGAGGAAAGTCCCGGACGACCAGCGTAGTATCGATTTGCGGGTAGCAGTTTTGGGGAATGTCGAAGTCGGCAAGTCAACTTTAATCGGCGTGTTGACGCAAGGCCAGCTAGACAATGGACGTGGCTTGGCCCGGCTTAACATGTTTCGACATAAACATGAATTTCAGACGGGTCGAACAAGCTCTGTCAGCCATGACATTTTGGGTTTCGATTCGGGCGGACAGGTAGTTAATTACGAACAAGCTACCACGGCAGAGGAAATTTGTGACAACTGTTCCAAATTACTGACCTTCATCGATCTGGCTGGTCACCACAAATACCTGCGAACTACCATTCGTGGCTTGACCTCCTATTCTCCTCATTACGTCATGCTTATCGTCTCGGGAACGTCAGGAGTTGTGGGCACCACCCGAGAGCACCTTGGCCTAGCTTTGGCACTGGAGGTCCCTTTCTTTATCGTCATCACTAAGCAGGACGTAACCCGGCCTCAAGTTCTCGCCGACACTATACAACATTTGGAAACTCATCTGAAAGGCCCAGGATGCAATAAGGTGCCATTCCGTATAGAAACAGAAGATGATGTCATTACTGCTGGCGCAGCCTCGCTATCCGAGACAACCGTGCCCATCTTTGTGGTGTCGAGCGTAACCGGCCGAGGGCTTAATCTCTTGAccaaatttttgcatttgctgCCGCCAGGGTGGGGCGCATTGGAACGCGAAAAGATGGAACAGGAGCCAGTggaatttcaaatttacgaGACGTTTTGTCTACCTCAAGTCGGCACGGTCTTGGGCGGCCTTTTAACACAAGGCGTTTTGACGGAAAACATGAACCTGTTGCTTGGACCTCTAGAAGATGGATCGTTTCATCCGGTTCAAGTCCAGTCGATCCAACGTTACAAGTCTTCGTGCCGAGCTGTCCGAGCTGGCCAAAGCGCATCTCTGGCACTCAATATCGAGTTGCCGAACATTCGTAAAGGAATGATTCTAGCTGATCCGCATCTGAAACCGCAAGCCACGctcttttttcag GCCACAATTGTTGTGCTGTTTCATTCTACGAGCATACATAAAGGATTCCAGACAACGGTGCACATCGGCAGCATCCAACAGACAGCCGTACTCGAAGGAATAATGGCAGCCAAACATATTGTTACCAATGATACGGCTTCGGTGCTTTTCCGTTTCTTGCAGCATCCGGAATTCATCAGGACGGGGTCAAGGCTACTATTTCGTACAGGTAGCACTCAAGGAATCGGAAAAATCACGCAGGTCTTCCCAATCGAGATTGACAGTTGTGCAGAGAAGTAA